The segment GTGCACAGGTGCCGGGCTCGGTGCTGGCGGCCGGTCCCGAGGGCATCACCGTGTCATGTGGCCAGGGCGTGCTGCGCCTGACCGAGCTGCAACGCGCCGGCGGCAAGCGCCTGCCGGCAGCCGATTTCCTGCGTGGGTTTGATCTGCCACCAGGGGCTGTGCTGGGGACCTGAAGCATGAGCAGCGTGCACCAGATCGTCCGGCACCCCGAATTCCGCCTGGGCATGCGCGACATGCTTTCGGTCGCGCCTGGCCTGGCGGCCTGGGGCATGATGACCGGCGTGGCCATGGTCAAGTCCGGCATGAGCCTGGCCGAGTCCATCGCCATGACCCTGCTGGTGTACGCCGGCAGTTCACAGCTGGCGGCCATCCCGCTGATCGCGGCCGGCGCGCCCGTGCTCGTGATCTGGGCCACGGGTTTCTGCGTGAACCTGCGTTTCGTGGTGTTCAGTGCGCACATGCGGCCCTACCTCATGCACCTGCCGCGACGCTGGCGCCTGCTGGCCGGTTACGTCACGGCCGACATCAGCTATGTGATGTTCACCAAGCGTTTCCACCAGCCGCCGCAGACCGCCGCGGAGCGCCAGACCCAGCTGGCCTACCTGATGGGCGGCTGCGCGACCAACTGGAGCAGCTGGCAGGTGGCCAGCCTGCTGGGCATCTTTCTGGCGCACTCCGTGCCTGCGCACTGGGGCCTGGGTTTCGCCGGCATCCTGGCCCTGCTCGGCGTGGGCTGCTCACTGGCCAGCAGCCGACTGCGCCTGGTCTCGGCTGGCTTGGCCGGGACAGCGGCGGTGGCGGCTTTTGCCTTGCCCTTCAAGCTCAACATCGTAGTGGCCATCGCCGCCGCCGTGGCCCTGTGCCTGCTGCTGGAGAAAACCCCGCCGTTCCGACGGGAGGCGACACGATGAAGGAAACCGACTTCTGGACCCTGGGGGTCATCCTGGGCCTGGCCGCGGTGACCGTCATCACGCGCTCCTTCTTTTTCATCTCCAGCAAACCCTGGAGCCTGCCGCACTGGGCCCAGCGCGGCCTGCAGTAC is part of the Rhodoferax sp. BAB1 genome and harbors:
- a CDS encoding AzlC family ABC transporter permease; amino-acid sequence: MSSVHQIVRHPEFRLGMRDMLSVAPGLAAWGMMTGVAMVKSGMSLAESIAMTLLVYAGSSQLAAIPLIAAGAPVLVIWATGFCVNLRFVVFSAHMRPYLMHLPRRWRLLAGYVTADISYVMFTKRFHQPPQTAAERQTQLAYLMGGCATNWSSWQVASLLGIFLAHSVPAHWGLGFAGILALLGVGCSLASSRLRLVSAGLAGTAAVAAFALPFKLNIVVAIAAAVALCLLLEKTPPFRREATR